The window tggtaGTTCAAACGAATAGCCTGAGAACTCAAAGCACAAAGAAACTAGAATACCTCGAGCCAGGAATTCCTGTTGTAAATGTCACCAttataaatgtaaagaaaagtCTTAGCCACAGTGTGAAGACTTAAAACAGAATTCCTTGTTACACCACGTTTCAATGTCTGCCACAGAGCTGTGTTATGCTTGGACAGAAACACAAAGCTCAAGTAAGACaaagtgataaaaaaaaacatcgtaCTGTATGAACTCCAGTACTATTCAGTGTACTTTGAAAGTACAGATTGAATATTTATGATCAGAGAGTAAATACTGGATAGGACAGGGAAATCCTGTAATTCCTCGCCTTATTTAAAAATACCACATTTAATAGAAGTCTGAATATAAAGACAATATCAGGAACTCTCAGCTCTGCACTACTTTTCACATGCTTGTTGCATCGTCATTATGGCCTGGAGCAACTAAACACAAACACATGAATGATCACAGCTGCCTTACCACTTTTATTAAcccttctttatacagtatttctgaacATGTAGTGGGTGACATGCAGTATTACTGTCTATCACAGTGCTGCAAGTGGCTAGCTGGACCTTTGGCAATAACATGCACGCATTCAGATCATTTGATGAAGTTAGGAAGGATGAAGCAGAGCAGATGAAGATCACATGTGTGAAGTTATGAAATTAATCGATATGATTCACTAAGGCTTGTCAAAATCAaagtgaagaataaaaaaataaaaaaataaagaatagaaGCACAGCAATGAAGGCATACAGACATGTGACATGATGGGAGAGAGTGAAGACACAGGGTAGATATTCTTTTTGTGGTTTCTTTCCAACTCAGACAAAAATGTAGACTAGACTGCTTACACACTggagagaaaagaaacatattcaGAACAGCATCTTAAATGTATCGGAGAGAGAAATCTCTTTGCCATGCAAGCACCTTCTGTCTGGGTCTGTTAGGCACCCCAAAAAACAGTCACACCCCCATGCCCATTGTCAGCCTGGAAACAGGGCACACCCAGACTCACACTCTCCCCTGAGGCTCCACAGGTGTCAGGCTCCAGAACCAGATCTCCATGCTCCTTGCCCACAGCCTGGCCCTGCGGCTGGTCTCCCGGTGGCTTACTCatgacagtgacacacacatccagcagagagaacTGCTTTTACAGCACAGGAGACAAGCAGACAGCACAGgttaaaccacaacacctctCCCAAAACCATCAGACTTCTTTAATCATGGAGCTGTTATCAGGCATAACATGGACATTGACATTGCTAAAGATGTCTCTGCAGTGCAGCCTTAGCTGCAGAAAATACGACAGGTTCacatatttcctgttttacaggTAGGGTTTCTATGGGAGTATTTCTTTAGATGCAGCATAGATTTAAATTTCTCCGCACATATTTTATATTACACAAATCAGGTTTATgtactaaatatacagtatatggaagacGCAAAGCACATTCACAGAATATTTCTTGGTTAGTTTCACTGGGATACCCAAGACCCTGAGATCCCCCGTATAACAGGCGGAGGAGTATAACACTTTTCAATAAATACACTAAAAACAGAATCATGCTCGGGAACAGTAGCTGATGATGGTCTCTATTTCCTTCTTCTTGCAATCTCTGTGAGTTGTTCCTATTGCGATATACTCGTTTTTCCTCTTTTCAAGCCTACGGAGCATCGACTTTCAGACCGCagttctatgtacagtacatacagtataatcctCACCTGTCTTCCTCACCTCTTCGTCTCATGTATACTTTGTActttatattttacaaaagaatatATACGGATCTTTTTGTaagtcatttaataataatgcttATCCAATAACGTGGAACGCAAAACGATATAGGAAACAGACCTCCGTTGATTTGCAATGGTAATGGTGACACAATGTCCACAGCCTGTATTTTCAAAATTTATAACAATCATTATTGTTGTATCATTAAGATCTACTGCTGTGACAGAATGAAATACGTGGAAAAGTTAATAGTTTTTCTATTCAATGTCTGTCATGCTTCAATTACAATGTCTTTAATATGAATAAGTATTAACGTAACAAATAAGTATTAACGTAAATATTTGTTATTATCAAAGTAATCCAGCATAGAAGTTTTCAAAACACACCAACATTTATTGAGTCAATAAAAAGGGATAAGTATGCCTGAATATTAAGATAACATCTTAAGCAATGGTAATCACACGTACCTGCGAGCTTCATTTGTTGCTCTGAAATGTTTTCACTTTCTTCCTCCCTGCAAATAATTTTAAGGATTCGTGTTTAATATATCTGTTTACACCAATCAACGGTCCGAGAAAGCTGTCAATCTAGAAATTATGGTCCACCTGTTTTAAAGTTTAGGGACCATACGAGATAGTTAGATGACGTCTTCTTTAAAGACATCGTGAAAGAGGAAAGGAATCTGATTGTAAACGTACGACACACGTAAATGTATCCAATTGTACGTTCAAAAATATAATAAGAATTAATATAGCTTGTTTTCAACGTTAAACCTAGGCTTTCCCTCACTACAATTGCTGAGAGTTATTCGGTATTCCCTAAATACGGATGGTAAAAGCACGCCTTTTCCTCTTACCGGAGACTTTCAGTTTCGTTTCTCCAAATTGATGTTCTTATCTGCTAAGGGCCAGTATACAACAGCAATTTAGAGGAATTAACATACAATACGCAGCAGCTCGACTTTGGCAGGAGAGAATAAAAAGGAGCGTACAGTGAAAACCCACGCAAGCATTGGGAGAACAAAATGCAAAGTGCACAAAGAAGGACAGAGTCCAGAACCGAACCCCAGAGCCCAAAAGTATGAGGTGTGCAGCAGCATGTTACCAAAACCcttatttatattataaacCCGCTTCGCGTCGGGCCTAACAACGCCTTTTTACTGTGCCTCTAGTCACGATATACAGTAGCACGGCCTCAGTGCCTTAttgcttaaataaaataaaagcacgGTTTCTTGGTTGTTCAGGGAATGTCTTATACTGACGGGCTGAAGGGACTGAATCTTTTCAGGTCTGAGAAATTCCACGATAGCAGACAAGCCGTCGCGACTGTAACAGTTTGCCTGGCGATCACAAAACAGTGTCTCGACAGCAGCTGCGCGTCGCGGTGACAAGAGCATATGACAGAAAATCACCTTGTCGCGATCGCAATGGCTAGTTCGCCACAGCGGAACTGTGTCGCGATATTTATGCCTTGACGCAGTAGCAACACCCATGTCACAATGACATAGAATAACGATGCCAAGACCATTACAGACCAGGAGAACAATCAAAAAGTGTTTGGAAACAAACGCAAGAGATCGGCATGGCTTTTCTGCACCTCTTGTCGGCAGTGAAGCCCAATGAGCGCTCAGGAAGCCATCAGAACTCGGCTGTCCGCCCGGGTTTGCTCTGCACTTTGCAGGCCTGCAGCAGGTTCCTCTGTACGATATGAATACATGCCCATAGCCAGACCTCATCTCAAGGGTCTCCAATGTTCTTTCCAGACGTGGAAATATCTTGTATTTCTCAATATTCGACCCATGATACCTTAGATACCACAGTAGGCAAATCGTTCTTCTAAAATAGAATTTATTTCAAGCAGTTTGCAAGAATACAGGTACATAATATACAGACGCATTCTCTTCACACgttacataaaaatgtatttctgtcaGGCCATCGCTTATATACAATACTACATGCTGCCACTGAGTGGCGTTGTACTATTCAGCACACCCTGAGCAGGCTTAACCCCAGTGCAAAGGTCTGTGAACTCTCAAGCTGGTTTTATAGCCTGGCGGGAGTGCGGTGGACACTAGCCAGATCTTGGCTCCCAGAGAGCCAGATATGAACTGTGAGACACTGAAAAAATCATCTCAGCCACATTCAAGGTGCACACTCTGCAACGTTTTGagtgaatgaaaaaataagtgcttTCTGGGGAGTTTCACCCCACGTAAGATGTTTTATCATTGAAGCTGAATACCATTTGAAGCATGAATAAAACTCTGAATTGTATGTATctaataatacaatatacatactCTTGGTATAAAATGATTTGACAACCTAATAACATCAGAATATTCAACATAACTGCAGAGATACTCAGGACTTTTAAGTGTCACTGCCAGTAAATATTGTTGTATGACAATGAAAATTGTTTTGACTTATTTTTCAATCAAAGGAAGCATCCTACAATACATAAACACTTCCTATATGTTTTACACAAAAAACGAAAACTTAAAGAGTTAAAAGATGCTCAGATACAAAAAAAGCACCAGAAGAGTCTGATTATATCAATTTGTTATATTGATTACATCAAATTGTAAAAAGGGACTTTTAACTTTACGTACTTCTGCGAAATGttccattaaaaacacaatgtgCACAGTATGTTTTGAGGATTGTAACGAAGCTGGCATATATCTCTGCAATTTATTGTTAACAAGAGATGTTCTGTAAAAGTGGCTGTATGTGGTAGGCAAATCCAACTCCAGACACAGGAGCTCTGCCTACTCCTGTGCAGACTCTGGTCTCTTCACTTTCCGGACCAGGACTCTGCGACCTGGTCTTTGGACCTCGGGTGTCAGCCTGGGCCGCTCGACTTTCGGGACTGAGGGGCTCCTTCCTGCTTGCATATCATCCACAAAGGACTCGATGCCTTCAAACTTGGTGGTGAGCTCGCCCAGACGCTCCTTCAAGGCGTTGAACTCCTTGTAAAGGTCTCCCAGAGCCTCAGACAGGGGCTGTATCCTGCATGAAGTgagaggagacagaggggaACAGGCAGCTGAGACACTGTCGAAAGCCAGGATTTCAAGCCGCAGTCCCTGGTTTTGTACGTTTCTTTAAGTTAGAAAGAGCTCTTCACTTGGGAGAAGTGTTAAACTGATCCAGTGAACATTTTACTAGGTGAACTAGTTTAACTAGAACCCTGTTCCATAGCCTTTAGCAACTGATCATTTAAAGAGACATAGCAAACCTGCTTACGCTGGAAACCCCTCGTCTAAACAAACAATGACTTTCTCAGAGGGAGGTAAAAGGGTGTGTTCATAGCAAAGGGAAGACTGGTAGTAACAACACTTCATATTAGTGCTTTAGTGACTAATTACATATGGGAAGTTACATATGGTTTACATAGGCTTAGCTGttaatttgtttgaaaaatattaatctTCACTGGTGGTTGTTTAAAACCTTGTTGATTCTGTAGTGTTAAAACACTCAGACAATCAATTTCCAAATGTCCTTTGCCATGTACAGCAGCAGTAGTCACTCTGTCTGGAGCGTCATTCACATTCACCCCCCGGAGGCCCAGCAGAGTCCCTCACCTCCCGTAGTCTGGGAGGACAGTGTTGTGGTCGTTCAACAGTAGGTCTTTCACTTGAGTCATGATGGCGAACTTCCAGTTGTCCAGCACCGTGGTGAGGTTGGCACATCCTCTCGTGTTTACCTTCTCTGCTGCAGGGACACCCATCAAGCACAGTCAGTGCACTCAGTAGCGCTCATGTTCTGTATATCTGTATACGATTCAATAGGTCTCAATATTTAAAGCAGACTTATATAAGTAGGTCACAGCTACACTTTGATATTATGAACTTCAGCTATTCCTTGTACTGTACTATGCTGTTTTGACAAACGTTTATTAATTAGCCCTATGAGCTTGCACGATGCCTCTTAAAGAAGAACGTGGCACTTATTTCAAAATCAGGGACAGCACAGACAGGACAACAGGTACAAACTCACCATCGACCTTGTAGTCCAACTCAGAGGGCTGTCTCTTCTTCTTGACTGCAGCACACAGAGCAGCCAAACACAAGAGTAGAACTGCCTTTCTCATCCTGTCTGAAATATCAGTACAGCACTTCAAACATCAGTGGAAAGCACACATCTCAAGCTAGAGAATAATCGATCTTCTGATTCATACCATGGTTACTCACTTTTGCAATGTTGTGCTACAAgtacacatttttttccacactGTATACAACAAACATTTGTCTGAGTTATTCAGAACATCTTAGAATACTACCTTGAACATTAGACTACGGACAACAGTACCATGCCATTATCTAGTATACATCCACCCTAGCAGGATAACATATTGCCTGAGCAAATGTAGTTTTCCTCACAAACAAATTAGACATGCATCTAAAAACTTATGCACCAACCTACAGTTTACTTTGCTGGCAAAAGACATTAGAAaaaacagtagaaaaaaaattaaataacctcaagaaaataatttcaataagTGAAATGACAATTTCATTGTAACTTTCATGCACTGTCTTGCCATTACAAAAGGCTTTAGGAATGCCTGATTCTACACTATTAACCGTGCCATGCcagattttatttcattgtttctttaatatatttttaatttgctatGAGTTTGACTTTTTTTCTAATCAGGCAGCAGAAATATTCATTTTCTCATCTATCAACCAGGTTTATTACTGACCAAACCCAACAATAAATCAAAATCACTAGATGATTCAGAGTAATagtaacaaacattatttgaaaaCTTTGAACTGAACAGTACTAAACAAGAAAGAAGAAGCCAAGAAGGTCGACATTCATCCTATGAAATACATTTACTGCATTTAGACTCACCAGCAGTCACTAATACTGTGTGTAGCAAAGGTCGACATCACCTGATAATTGCACCGCATTGATTCTGACTTTAAAAAACTAGTTACTCTGGAAGGCATTACTTTTTCTGGGTTATAGGgttattcaacatttttttatttttaaactttattcaattcattaatataatttcagtaaaataatgtgatagtaaaataattcatgaataataaaaaatgtatacctGAGATGACAGCAGAATGAAGAGCTGATTCACTGTAATTCAGCAGGAAACCTACAAAATCAGTACAAATGTGTATTCCTGAGGTAGCACAGCTTACAGCAGTGCCTAGTGCAGTGAACAATTATTAGACAACTCACTCTTATATCTCTCTGTAGCCCCACTCTACTGTTCCCTCCCCTGCTTCACACTCCCACACTGAACTGGCCACCTGCCAGGAGGCTGTCAGCCAATCGTGTGGCTGCTAATACCCCAAACCCTTTAACACAAATAAAAGGACTCTGGAAGATCACAAGCCCCACAGATGACATCACTCGTTGTTCATTTTTTCACATGTATTCAGGTAATTGTACACTGGATTAACGGTCGCTCTGTAATCTTATGTCACATACAGAATGATGCCCAGAGGTGCTGTAATTCAGGGATTAAAAGGAAAACTACAGAGCACCTGCAGGGTGGAAAAGTGAGGTGAAAATGCTTTGTAAAAACGTAGCTTTTTGACACGACCCTAATCCTGAATTGGTTGGGAAGGGAAAAGGGCATTTTATTAATCTCCTAACTCCAGTGATCATCGTTTGCACCTGCTTAAAATGTACACAACTGAAATTTAGGTTAGTTAAAAAGGACAGGCTTATTGTATTTCTCCACCAGCTGACACTATGTGTCAAGTTATCTAGACCGACTGCTCTGAAGAGCCACATAAGCCAATAAATTAGCTCAGGTTGCAAAAGGGCGTCAGTCCAGTTGAGCTGTTTGACGTGGCCGTGGTCTATCAGTACAGCATTCCACTGCACAGATGTAAGAGTCTGCCACACATCTGGGGTGCACCAGACAGAGCTCCCCTCTTGGGGAAGGTGTCCTGCTGTAAGGAAGGAGTAATCTCCACACAGATATAGATTTTTAAACAACGTGCGTAATTCTGAAAGATAGGTTCTGAAAGATGGGCAGTTAGAAGAACATAAGGGAAAAAATTAGCATCCCTTTAACCAATGCAAAATAAACTGGAAACTTTTATTTACTGCTGCTCTTCAGGTGACAGGAATCATCACATCATAATGCCGATGTAAATACAATTCTTGTTTTTGGTGGCCGTATGTAATTTGAATTCAGGTCCTTATGTGGCAAATAGACTTATTTACTAATATAGCAGCTGTGCTGTTCTGGCAAGACAAAGCTGGAAACACTTCATGATATACAACATATACCCCTTCTCCACAGTTGTTTTGCAGCACACCAAAAAATTCTCCCTTTAAACAACAGCTCATTGCCAGATCACATAGAGTATGCCAGCTTGGAGCAGAAAAGTTATGGAAATCACTGTTTTGAGTATTTTAGCATGATTTGTGTTCCCTTTATAGTACTTGGAGCAGACCTgctctgtaaagcattttgaggtTTAGGAAGAACAAAAAGAGGATTTAAGGATTGTTTTTAGGCTTTAAATACACATTACATAAATCCCTTAACACAGTCTTTCTGTCTTTTTGGCTGGGAAGCGTGAAAACAGTACAACACATGAAGAATATTCTGCCTTACAAGGACATCAGCAAGAAGAGTCTATAAAATTAGGATTTGCATTTACAGTTTAATTAAAGCTATTTTCACTTAAACATCACTACAAGATCAAAACACACTGAATGTATCCTCTTCAattattaaatatgaaaaacaattaaaaggattccaggaaaaaacaatgtttcgctTTAAGATTAATTGTGCTTTTCTAACAGTTTCCTAGTTTAGTTTTTCCATTAGGAATCGTATGAAAGTATTCTCTCACTGTATACTGACAATggctcaaaaaagaaaaatgctcaATTTAAATTTGATCCcaggctgtttttaaaaattaacctGCTCTACATTGATCAGGTTTTCATTCACAGCATTTTCAATTCACTCACTGCTGATGTCAGATGACAAGAGAGAAGCTAAGTGATTTTACACTAGCCTGTGATAATTGGTGAACAGAACAGAAGAAACTTTTGTGCATGCACAAGGTGCACGAATAGTGTAAGAGAGACAAGAATGAGTGTGGTCATTTATATCACAGATTATTAAGAGTTATCACATGGTTATGCCATATCAGGTAGAAAagatcaaatacagtataaataaaaagCCATATAAAACACATACTACCATGATGTTCATTGATTGACTGTTATACATGTAACAAATACCAAAGTTTGTGATTAGATATAGAGATGCTTACATTTCTCTATCAAATTTATATGGTACACTTAGGGGATGTTAAAAAAAGAGTCGACAAGGACATTACTGttcttttgattttattaaGTGCTTTACTGGCAGGGCTGTGATTAAAACCTCAAACCCAACAATACACTGTACACCTGCAAAGCCGGAGAATGAAAAGGTACAGATTCACTTCAGAAACACCCTGCAATTCCAAATTCATGTCAGCTTCATGAAGGAGATTCTAACACGGCCACTGTCATCCTTCAGAAGTATGCGCTGTACGGATACTTTTCTCAATTACAGAAACTTTTTGGAGCTAGGTAAATAAAGGAAGATGGAACCTGTTCAACTGTTTCATATTTGTGTAAGTACTGTTCTCAGCAGGGTGATTAGTGAGCTCTCTGACAAATGTATAACccctttaatttaaatgtttgctGCTGAaccattttaaacatttgcctagGAGTTAAAAACCTGTGAATTGATTTATTCTATGGGGGGAGGGGTGTTAAAAACTCAGTTTAAACAAATTCAGCACCCCACTTAACCTTTTCAACTCACTCCTATCTTTGATCACCAAGTGAGATGAGAAGAACAaaatttaaattgtaatttatggATCATATAGACCAGAAAGCCATGTGAAGAAAACCTACTACTGCACTAAAGTGAACCGAAATAAAACTACAAGAATGTAGGCAAGCCAGTTAATCTAATCCATTTCCAAgccacaaaaatgtttttttaccaaGTAAAAGAATAATGCATTTTTGATTAACACTGAAGTAGTGTATTCAGTGATAATAAAAAGCTAATCCTGTTAATTAAGTGATTTACTAAGTGGTCCATGCTAATCCAGCATCAAACACACGTAGAACTATTTTTGTGATCATGCCTATACGAACTTcattgtttgcttgttttttctgtatttgaaatcaatgtttatgtttatgacAAAGTCAAAATCTTATGACTACAGgtcaaaactgaaaagaaaaagtacCTTGACCGAGTTGTGACAATCATCATAAACTGCTCATCCTAAGTGTATAAAGAACTAAATTTTTTGGCAGAATTTCCAACAAGGATGAACTAATTCTGAACTCTGAAATACATGCCTGCATGCTCTTTGTGTTGATGTATTTTTGCCTGTCATATGAGTTTAAGGGATTGTATTCAAATACAGGTTTTCAAAGCACCTTCAAACTAATCTTTCAAGAGACTGCCCCTTAATGACCTTTCACCATTGACCTTTCGGAGAAGGAACTCCACTACAATTCTTTGAACTTGCACACAGTTCAATCCCATTATGaagataaatagaaaaataatcaaCCATGAAAATGTTAATCTTCCATTCCAAACTGCAGGTAACTGAACAAATCATCCAGTTTTGTCAGTATTAGACATTTAAAGAAAACCTGTCATTTTTATATATAGGCAGGACTAGGTGAGCGACTACAAATTTCACTCGCTCCTGAATCATTGCTTAAGAGTCTGACCAGCAACAGATGGGAGCAAGGAGACAGTTTTGTTTAACCCTTAAGACAAAACTCAAGTATGACCTCTTCAATATGTTAAGAGAGTGTATGTGCAGTTCACAAAAAACAGCGACAGACACATTTCACAAGACACAAAAGGAGATAGAAgctggcaaaaagaaaaaaaaatacttcattcCAAAACTAACAACCAAACCAAAAATTCCTTTTACATGAGAGTTTCAATCTCAAATCAGCAACTGAGATGCAATGACATCAggaatgaaaataacatttgtcCAAATCCAACATATAAACAAAAAATCCTCTAAATTTCTCTAGTGGCTGTAAGCATGAAAAGCACATGGAGAAAATTTTATAACCTGGTGAATATCATTCATTTCTTCATAGGCCAAACGTTAACAATGAAAGCTTATCCACTTCCTGGTGAAACTCATTTTACACAAAAATTAGTTTTTGCTCCCTGTTAGCAATGtaattgtgaaaaacaaaagtactgagccttaaaaaagaaaattccaaCCTTGGATTACAAATGCAAGGatttatattttacaatgaAATAGATGTTGAATCATCATGCCAGCAACAACACACCAAGGTTATCAAGGATTGCAAAGACCACATCTGCAGCAGGTGTGGATTCTCTACTAAAACGAAGAAACAGCCTGTGTCATTTACTGGGTTCTGTGCAAAGCAATCAAATGCAAAACTACCCTCCAGTTCCCAGCAAAGAAGACGATCTATGTTATAGTCAAGGCATCTGTGAGTTATGGGACAGCCCATCTCTAAAGGGAGGGTTGGCTaacacaatttaaaacaaaacagttgcTCAAAATTCTGTCTGGGACCTGAACACCCTGGCTCGAATGCTCTGAGgagacagaacaaaacaaaggtTTCAATTCCATAAAtaactataataaaaaaatcatgaaaaatgctttgtttGCAATTAAATAACAGCATCATTCCTTATAAGTGTATttacacaattttcaaaactgtcTTTGCAGACACAAATAGGGGAAGTAGGGCAGGGAGAGTCTGTCTGATTTCC is drawn from Lepisosteus oculatus isolate fLepOcu1 chromosome 9, fLepOcu1.hap2, whole genome shotgun sequence and contains these coding sequences:
- the LOC138241155 gene encoding uncharacterized protein; protein product: MRKAVLLLCLAALCAAVKKKRQPSELDYKVDAEKVNTRGCANLTTVLDNWKFAIMTQVKDLLLNDHNTVLPDYGRIQPLSEALGDLYKEFNALKERLGELTTKFEGIESFVDDMQAGRSPSVPKVERPRLTPEVQRPGRRVLVRKVKRPESAQE